Genomic DNA from Leptotrichia wadei:
ATTTCCAAGTTCAGAATCAACTCCTTCATCCCAGTCCTTGTTTTCTCCAACAATCTTATAAATTCCATTTTTACCTGTTCGGTTATCAAAATCAATACCGTCAAAAAGGTTATAATTCCACTTAAATGCAGAATATTTATCGTTTCTTCCAGGAAAAGTGAATTTTGTCCACCCTTCTATTTCAAAAGGTTCAGATATTTCCACTGTCCTATCTTCCGGATCAACTTCAATTGCCAAAAAATTCTCTGTTTCGTCAGCACCGCCCTTATGATTCAAAACCGCATCCAAATACACATTTATATTATACTTATGAAGCTCTTCAATTGCCTCAATCAATTCTTGTTTTGTCCCATATTTCGTTCTAACAGTTCCTTTTTGATCAAATTCCCCTAAATCCCACAAATCATAAGCTCCATAACCAACATCATCTTGCGAAGTCCCTTTATATGCAGGCGGGATCCATACTCCAGTTACTCCAATTTCACTCAAGTGCTTTGCATCTTCCTTCAATCGTTTCCAATGTTTTCCGTCATTCGGCAAATTCCATTCAAAATACTGTATCATTACTCCATTTTCCATAAAAATTCTCTCCTTTTTGTAATATTTTTAATTTTACAATTTTTTATTCAAGTTTTATTCCATTTTCCTTTATAAATTTAACAACTTCCCTCAAATCCTCTTCTGTATCCACACCTATCACATTCGACTTAGTTTCCAACACCTTTATTTTATACCCATTTTCAATAAATCTCAACTGCTCAAGCGACTCAATTTTTTCAAGCACACCTTCCTTCAAATTTTTTAATTTGTTCAAAAAACTCGTGGTATATCCGTAAATCCCAATATGTCTAAAGTACTTAAAATCTGCATTTTTATTACGTTCATAAGGAATTACAGAACGGCTAAAATAAATGGCATTGTCATTAAAATCTGCAATAACCTTTACATGATTTGGATTTTCAATCTCCTTTTGAGATTTTATTTCCTGTTTCAGTGTAATAATTTCTGATTTTTCACTTCTGTAATTATTTGCAAGAACATTAATTGATTCAATGTCAATCAACGGCTCATCCCCCTGAATATTTATCACAAAATCATAATTTTTAAATTTATCTTTATTTATAACTTCAACTATTCTAGAAGTCCCATTCTGATGATTTTCAGCAGTCATAACCACATTTCCCCCAAATTTTTTCACAGCCTCAAAAATCCTTTCGTCATCTGTCGCCACAACCAATCCATCAATATCCGCATTTTTAGCCCTTTTGTAAACCCATTCAATCATAGAATGTCCACAAATATCTTTTAATGGCTTTCCTTCAAACCTGCTAGATGCATATCTCGCTGGAATTACTCCTAATATTTTCATAAATATACTCCTCTTTTTGATAATCTTGTAAAATTACAATAATAACGTTTTTTTTTAATCTAAAATTTTTAATTTTTATCAATTTAATTTTAAATCAGTTTTGAATATATTTTATCACATTTTTGTCTAAATTACATTATTTTATTGTTATAAAGATTTTTTTATTTCATAAATTACAATATTAATTGTGACATTTTACCAAGTTTTTTTGCTTGCTTTTTTTTTTAAATTTTAGTATAATAATAGTAAAATATTTTTTTTAAAAGATAATAAATTTAAAATCATATTTTTAAAGTTTATATTACACTTAAAAAAATATTTCAAAAAAAAATCACTTACAATCACTAAAAAATCACTTTTATCAAAAATTATTTTGAGCACTATCGAAAAGAACCATGGAAAAATCTTAATAGTTTTCAAGCAATTTCACTATATTTAAAATTTTTTTTGGTTTTATATCATAAATGAAAAATTTAATTATCACAAAAAATTTTTTACAAGGAGATATATTAAAATGACAAATAGCATTACAAAAATAAAGCAGGATTTGCGGGCTTATGCAAAAAGATGTAAGGATGTGCATTATACAGAAGGTCTAGTAATAACATTTTTAATTACTGGAATGCTTTTTGCAGCGAGGAATCTATTTTCAGATTCGGCAGGTACAAGTATAGAAAATCAGAAACAAGCAATTTCTACATCAATTAAGACAATACATCAGCAAGTCAAAGCAACACGAAAAGAAAATGACAAATTATTGAAAAGCACAAATCTTGAACTAATTCAATTAATGGAA
This window encodes:
- the kdsB gene encoding 3-deoxy-manno-octulosonate cytidylyltransferase codes for the protein MKILGVIPARYASSRFEGKPLKDICGHSMIEWVYKRAKNADIDGLVVATDDERIFEAVKKFGGNVVMTAENHQNGTSRIVEVINKDKFKNYDFVINIQGDEPLIDIESINVLANNYRSEKSEIITLKQEIKSQKEIENPNHVKVIADFNDNAIYFSRSVIPYERNKNADFKYFRHIGIYGYTTSFLNKLKNLKEGVLEKIESLEQLRFIENGYKIKVLETKSNVIGVDTEEDLREVVKFIKENGIKLE